Genomic window (Marinifilum sp. JC120):
GCACCTATTGTTTCTATCTGAAAAAAAACGAACTATTTAATGATAGCCCGATCCATCGCATGTCTGGGGATGTACTGGAAGAGCTGATTCGCCAAACCATGGAGCAATCGGATAATCAGGTCAATTTTATCTGGCAGGGCGGAGAACCTACGTTGATGGGGCTGGAATTCTACCAAAAATGCGTTGCGTTGCAGCAACGCTTCGGGCGTGGGCAAATGGTAGGCAACGGACTACAGACCAACGGTTTGCTCATTAACGATGAATGGGTAGATTTCCTTAAATCATACAACTGGCTCGTAGGTTTGTCTCTGGACGGCCCGGAGCACGTGCACGACCACTACCGCAAAAGCCGAAACGGAAACGGCACTTGGAAAAATGTCGTAGCCAATGCCGAAAAAATGCTTGTCGCCGATCTGGCAGTAAACGCACTCATTGTTGTAAACGATCACACGGTTCGTTTTCCAGACGAGATATACCAGTTTCATAAATATCTTGGTTTAACTCATATGCAATTCATCCCCTGTGTGGAAACGGACAACAACGATCCCTCCTGTCTATCATCTTTCTCAGTTCCTGCCGAAGAATACGGCTCTTTTCTATGCCGCATTTTCGACCTTTGGATGGAAGATTTTTCAGGCCTTACGCCTACCACTTCTGTACGCATGTTTGATTCATTATTTCATCATTACATAGGGCACCCTCCGCCGGAATGCACCCTGCTGGATGAATGCGGAACCTATGTGGTGGTGGAGCACAACGGCGATGTCTTTTCCTGCGACTTCTTTGTTCAGCCGGAATGGTATCTCGGGAGTCTGAAAGATTCCAGCCTGTCTGATATGCTGAATTCCGGTAGGCAACAGACTTTCGGTTGTAGAAAAGCCAATCTGCCAAACCAGTGTATCCACTGCTGCTGGCTACCTCTCTGCCGGGGCGGATGTCCCAAGGACCGATTTACAACTGAGGACGGAAATGCCTTCAACCATCTATGCCCGGCATACAAGATGTTCTTTGAATATTCAGACAAAAGATTCCGCCAGTTATCCCAAGAATGGAAAAAACAATATTCTGCCATGCAGGCGAAAAGCCGCGACACAGAAAAGAGCTCCAACAAACTCGGTAGAAATCAGCCCTGCCCCTGCGGAAGCGGGAAAAAGTATAAGCGGTGCTGCGGAGCATAATTAATAAAACTTGCACCTATTCATCATTTTCACGTATAGTGGTTTTAAGTATAAGGAGCGGGCAATGAAAGAAAAAACACGGCGTGAATTCTTGAAAGACGGACTTGCACTCACGGCAGGGGCTGTGGCCTCCGGCGTGCTGGCTGACACCAAAGTAGCCTCGGCAAAATCCACAAGCAAAGGCGAAAAAAAAACCTCAGCAAAAAAGACCGGGAAGAAACGCCCCAACATCATGCTGATCATCACCGATCAGCAACGGCAGTCCCAGCACTGGCCCACTGGATGGATTGAAGAACATATGCCCAGTATGGCGCGTTTGCAGCAGAACGGCGTGACTTTTACCAACAACTTTACGGCAGCATCTGCATGTTCTCCCAGCCGTGCAAGCTTCCTGACCGGTGTTTATCCAAGTGTTCACGGCGTAACACAGGTTCCGCCCAAGCCTCCTCTAAGCAGTGATATCACCAATATATTCAAGTTGGTAGAAGAAGCCGGATACGACGTAGCTTATAAAGGCAAAATGCATCTATTCACCCCGCAGAGCAATCCTTCCACAGACAATTTCACCAGCTACGATATCAAATGGGCCTCGGACAACTACAGTGCCCACCGCTGGAATCCACCGGATTGTGCAGTAGACATCGGCGGCAACCCATGGATCGGCGGGGGAACTCCAAGCAACGACCAGCGCTTTGTTGATGGAGTACCGGATACTTACAACCGCATGACACCCGCCAT
Coding sequences:
- a CDS encoding anaerobic sulfatase maturase gives rise to the protein MRKPLQTILIKPAGPDCNMACTYCFYLKKNELFNDSPIHRMSGDVLEELIRQTMEQSDNQVNFIWQGGEPTLMGLEFYQKCVALQQRFGRGQMVGNGLQTNGLLINDEWVDFLKSYNWLVGLSLDGPEHVHDHYRKSRNGNGTWKNVVANAEKMLVADLAVNALIVVNDHTVRFPDEIYQFHKYLGLTHMQFIPCVETDNNDPSCLSSFSVPAEEYGSFLCRIFDLWMEDFSGLTPTTSVRMFDSLFHHYIGHPPPECTLLDECGTYVVVEHNGDVFSCDFFVQPEWYLGSLKDSSLSDMLNSGRQQTFGCRKANLPNQCIHCCWLPLCRGGCPKDRFTTEDGNAFNHLCPAYKMFFEYSDKRFRQLSQEWKKQYSAMQAKSRDTEKSSNKLGRNQPCPCGSGKKYKRCCGA